One part of the Ornithodoros turicata isolate Travis chromosome 2, ASM3712646v1, whole genome shotgun sequence genome encodes these proteins:
- the LOC135384832 gene encoding uncharacterized protein LOC135384832 yields the protein MSHLPKKRQVLRSQVTRIITEANSLLRGTGEATLDALDVLIERLQACHQQLNDVDAEIEHSEIEQSEEDFTRTYEYNDRVITCIARLKCKKNGSVQTGIQTTSTTRSTAVKVKLPKLELLKFDGKQRNWQAFWEQFQRLIHQNEDLTQSDKFSYLKSVLVGEAAAAIAGLHLSAECYKDAVELLQQRYGTETAIIQDHMEALLNIRPVRLSEDVRELRKLYDRLQAHIRGLNVLGVSEDSYCSLLYPVLLRSLPRDIVLQYHRKSAMASIPVGVPSDIQAGDSAGTARISDPAVRQYRKKVSDLLQLVRIEVESREQATSTQKTDDKGQYKTSHDRKRQPTASVAALQHLAGKTRCTFCSSQQHGTENCDSDIPLTKKKEILRAERRCYRCTKLNHQSRECKSRLRCRKCTGRHAASMCDPSYASKKGSKEIDGDQDSVATPTTSVSLHSAADNSRRATVLLQTATAMLSGEISTTLARIMFDGGSQRSFISRRMAKKLGCKYLETEELTVEVFEGHLTERSFRRVRLSMSSRNGEKSFEIEALETDSICEQILPMIDKDIQGKLNDKNLEPADVIQTDSKEIAVLIGSDYYWEVVSGKVEDLGKGLRAIETSFGWCVQGPIPTGGNVVHCNKTVVLRTVTQERPLEELVTKLWDLDSLGIRETENDDTRDNDVVTSFMETVVKVEDGYQVCLPWKTEVDLESNEAVARKRLHQLLRKLTRDPQLMSEYDNVIRQQLRSGIAEVASPHQSSQGRTYYMPHQAVIREGAGTTKLRVVFDASSHDAKAKSLNDNLESGPNLNCDLVALLLNFRKYRVAMVADIEKAFLQIGITDADRDALRFLWLKEAPTHDQPLPDIETYRMTRVPFGTTSSPFLLAATVQHHLRSLKDEYPVTCTLLSESLYVDDLLVGAADEGSAEKLYREAKSIFQTASMKLHKWASNSPTMRNLFEEEATAAMPQGQVAGVLKVLGLSWNPATDNLTFAVDSVRQISEQRKDTKRFVLQTAARLYDPMGLISPFLVTAKLCFQRTWRLKLGWDEILPDDIRRQWADWCDDLRHLSRIQVPRFYEYGSSDVADSRVLHVFADASTAAYGAVVYLCVRDLTGRTTTTLVLAKSRIAPLKQLTLPRLELMASLVASRLFQYIGGNLKLDVSGVHFWTDSMITLHWIQGDAARWKPFVRNRVTEIQKNSDSHPWHYCPSKENPADLMTRGISAQRLIESQLWWKGPPWIVSDESSWPGRPPTTRFASEELEEMKSQVLTTATSTSTVPVLLDINKYSSVLKLHRTTAWVLRYIHNLKSHVRRSGVLSAEEIEKAEVHWMKTVQRMTFQHELSCIEKGYKLPSNSPLRDLTPFIDNDGIIRAGGRLQFSRGTYDERHPRILPGDHHYTKLLVRQTHHQLLHAGIRDTLVQLRENFWVTRARRLVKRVIHDCVTCKRLNAKAASETVAPLPADRVTECLPFEVVGIDFAGPLMVKEASSTKKRYIVLFVCAVTRAIHLELSKDMSSKSFLQALRRFVSRRGLCRIVYSDNFLSFKRSRSELKELWLALRDPVVKDHFSTSKI from the coding sequence ATGTCTcatctaccgaagaaacgtcaggTGCTCCGGTCCCAAGTGACCCGAATCATCACCGAAGCCAACAGTCTACTGAGGGGGACTGGAGAAGCCACATTGGACGCTCTCGATGTGTTGATCGAACGGCTTCAAGCGTGTCACCAGCAACTTAACGACGTAGACGCTGAAATCGAACACAGCGAGATCGAACAGAGCGAAGAGGATTTTACGCGCACATATGAATACAACGACCGTGTGATTACCTGCATCGCCAGACTGAAATGCAAGAAGAATGGATCTGTACAAACTGGAATACAGACCACTTCTACGACGAGATCGACGGCAGTCAAGGTGAAACTCCCTAAATTGGAGTTATTGAAGTTCGACGGCAAGCAGCGAAATTGGCAGGCCTTTTGGGAACAATTTCAACGGCTGATCCATCAGAACGAAGATCTGACCCAGAGTGACAAGTTCAGTTACCTAAAGTCGGTATTAGTCGGCGAGGCAGCAGCTGCTATAGCAGGTCTGCACTTGTCAGCAGAATGCTACAAGGACGCAGTAGAGTTGTTGCAGCAACGTTATGGGACGgaaactgccatcattcaggATCACATGGAAGCGCTTTTGAATATTCGTCCCGTACGATTGTCCGAAGACGTACGCGAGCTTCGTAAGCTCTATGACAGACTCCAAGCCCACATTCGCGGACTGAATGTCCTAGGTGTGAGTGAAGACTCTTACTGTTCACTGCTGTACCCTGTACTGCTACGCTCGTTACCGAGAGACATTGTGCTGCAATATCACAGAAAATCGGCAATGGCATCCATCCCGGTGGGAGTTCCATCTGATATTCAAGCTGGAGACAGCGCCGGAACGGCAAGAATTTCTGACCCTGCTGTGAGGCAATACCGGAAGAAGGTGTCAGACCTACTTCAGCTGGTTAGAATTGAAGTAGAAAGCCGGGAGCAGGCAACATCTACCCAAAAAACCGACGACAAGGGACAGTACAAGACTTCTCACGACCGGAAACGCCAGCCAACAGCTTCAGTAGCCGCACTGCAGCACTTGGCTGGGAAGACACGCTGCACATTCTGTTCGTCACAACAGCATGGGACGGAGAATTGTGATTCTGACATTCCGTTAACGAAGAAAAAGGAGATTCTCAGAGCTGAGCGGAGGTGCTACCGATGCACTAAACTTAATCATCAATCCAGGGAGTGCAAGAGCAGGTTGCGTTGCAGGAAATGCACAGGCCGACATGCAGCTTCAATGTGCGATCCAAGCTACGCGTCGAAAAAAGGATCGAAAGAAATTGACGGGGATCAGGACTCTGTCGCAACGCCAACGACGTCCGTTAGCCTACATTCAGCTGCTGACAATTCAAGGAGGGCTACAGTTCTCCTTCAGACTGCGACGGCTATGCTGTCAGGAGAAATCTCTACGACACTTGCCAGAATCATGTTTGATGGCGGGAGCCAGCGGTCCTTCATATCAAGGAGGATGGCGAAGAAACTGGGGTGCAAGTATTTGGAGACCGAGGAGCTTACGGTTGAAGTGTTTGAAGGCCACCTCACAGAACGGAGCTTCAGGAGAGTACGATTGTCAATGAGCAGTCGTAATGGAGAAAAGAGCTTCGAGATTGAAGCATTGGAAACCGACAGCATTTGCGAGCAGATTCTTCCGATGATTGACAAAGATATACAAGGTAAGCTGAACGACAAGAATCTGGAGCCAGCTGATGTTATTCAGACCGATTCCAAAGAGATCGCAGTGCTCATAGGATCCGACTATTATTGGGAAGTCGTCAGCGGGAAGGTGGAAGACCTCGGCAAGGGACTGAGGGCCATCGAAACGTCCTTCGGCTGGTGTGTTCAGGGTCCCATCCCGACAGGCGGAAATGTTGTACACTGTAACAAGACGGTAGTGCTGCGGACGGTGACGCAAGAGCGGCCACTGGAAGAGCTCGTGACAAAGTTGTGGGATTTGGACAGCCTGGGAATACGTGAGACAGAAAACGATGATACGAGGGATAACGACGTTGTAACGTCGTTCATGGAGACTGTGGTGAAGGTCGAAGATGGCTATCAAGTATGCCTACCGTGGAAAACGGAAGTGGATCTGGAGAGCAACGAGGCCGTCGCCCGAAAGCGACTTCATCAACTCCTGAGGAAGCTTACACGTGACCCACAGCTCATGAGCGAGTATGACAACGTCATACGGCAGCAGCTACGCAGCGGTATTGCGGAGGTGGCAAGCCCACATCAATCATCGCAGGGCAGGACGTACTACATGCCCCATCAGGCGGTAATCAGAGAAGGCGCCGGCACGACAAAGCTGCGGGTCGTATTTGATGCCTCGTCACACGATGCCAAGGCGAAGTCACTGAACGACAATTTGGAAAGTGGCCCCAACTTGAACTGTGACCTAGTGGCATTACTGCTGAACTTCAGGAAATATCGGGTGGCTATGGTCGCTGACATCGAGAAGGCCTTCTTACAGATTGGCATCACCGACGCTGACAGAGATGCACTACGTTTTCTGTGGCTGAAGGAAGCTCCGACACACGATCAACCTTTGCCAGACATCGAAACGTACAGAATGACCAGGGTCCCTTTTGGAACCACGTCGAGCCCCTTTCTACTGGCAGCTACAGTACAACACCACCTGCGGAGCCTGAAAGACGAATACCCCGTCACGTGTACGTTGCTCAGCGAGTCACTGTACGTTGACGACCTTCTGGTTGGAGCAGCAGATGAAGGAAGTGCCGAGAAACTTTACCGTGAGGCGAAGAGCATATTCCAAACTGCTTCTATGAAGTTGCACAAATGGGCGTCCAATAGTCCGACCATGAGGAACTTGTTTGAGGAGGAAGCAACAGCAGCGATGCCACAGGGTCAAGTGGCGGGTGTACTGAAAGTTCTTGGATTATCTTGGAATCCCGCGACGGACAACCTGACATTCGCAGTGGACAGTGTCAGGCAGATCTCCGAGCAACGTAAAGATACGAAACGTTTCGTATTACAGACAGCAGCAAGGCTGTATGATCCAATGGGATTGATTTCGCCATTTCTCGTAACCGCTAAACTCTGTTTTCAACGCACTTGGCGACTTAAACTTGGATGGGATGAAATTCTACCAGATGACATCAGACGCCAATGGGCTGACTGGTGCGACGACCTAAGACATTTATCGCGGATACAAGTACCGCGATTTTACGAGTATGGCTCAAGTGACGTCGCCGACAGCAGAGTGCTGCACGTCTTTGCGGATGCAAGCACCGCAGCCTACGGCGCGGTAGTGTACCTGTGCGTAAGGGACTTAACAGGaaggacgacgacgacactGGTTCTGGCGAAGTCAAGAATCGCTCCACTAAAACAACTGACGCTGCCCCGTCTAGAGTTGATGGCGAGCCTCGTGGCATCACGCCTATTTCAGTACATCGGCGGAAACCTCAAGCTTGACGTTAGCGGCGTGCATTTCTGGACCGACAGTATGATCACACTCCATTGGATCCAGGGCGATGCAGCAAGATGGAAACCATTCGTAAGGAACCGAGTGACCGAAATTCAAAAGAACAGCGATTCGCATCCTTGGCACTACTGTCCGAGCAAAGAGAATCCCGCTGACTTAATGACAAGAGGAATATCAGCTCAACGACTGATCGAGAGTCAGTTGTGGTGGAAGGGACCACCGTGGATCGTCAGCGACGAGAGCTCGTGGCCAGGAAGGCCCCCAACGACACGGTTTGCGTCCGAAGAACTTGAAGAAATGAAATCCCAGGTGTTAACCACAGCTACTTCAACATCCACAGTACCGGTTTTACTTGACATCAACAAGTACAGTTCCGTACTCAAGCTTCATAGGACAACAGCATGGGTCCTGCGCTATATTCATAACCTGAAATCGCATGTCAGGAGGAGTGGAGTACTGTCAGCAGAAGAGATCGAAAAGGCCGAAGTCCATTGGATGAAGACAGTTCAACGGATGACCTTTCAGCACGAACTGAGCTGTATCGAAAAGGGCTACAAACTTCCGAGCAACTCGCCATTAAGGGACCTAACACCATTCATCGACAACGACGGGATTATCAGGGCTGGCGGACGTCTACAGTTCAGCCGTGGAACGTACGACGAGCGACATCCCAGGATCTTGCCTGGAGATCATCATTACACGAAGCTACTGGTTCGTCAGACTCATCATCAACTTCTTCATGCGGGCATCAGAGATACACTCGTGCAACTACGAGAGAACTTTTGGGTTACCAGAGCTCGTCGACTTGTAAAAAGGGTCATTCACGACTGCGTGACCTGCAAGCGTTTGAACGCCAAGGCAGCAAGCGAAACGGTTGCTCCTTTGCCAGCGGACCGAGTAACGGAATGCCTACCGTTTGAAGTGGTGGGAATTGATTTTGCCGGACCTCTGATGGTGAAGGAAGCTAGCAGTACCAAGAAACGTTACATCGTCCTTTTTGTATGTGCAGTCACGAGGGCAATACATCTCGAGTTGTCCAAGGACATGTCCAGCAAGAGTTTTCTACAGGCTCTACGACGGTTCGTCTCACGGAGAGGGCTATGCCGCATTGTGTATTCTGACAATTTCTTATCGTTCAAGAGAAGTAGGAGC